From Anopheles darlingi chromosome 2, idAnoDarlMG_H_01, whole genome shotgun sequence, the proteins below share one genomic window:
- the LOC125948016 gene encoding uncharacterized protein LOC125948016, translating into MALYRCFTLMIVAVALSVIVLSDALTIQELRQQIIKQRFAERFGTTTTTAATTTTSNATTANETTTTTTTTTTTEAPATNASSSSNTTTTEPSLVDQYRDQVRQEAIQKALEKALARAG; encoded by the exons ATGGCGTTGTATAGGTGCTTCACCTTAATGATAGTGGCTGTTGCGTTGAGTGTG ATTGTCCTTTCCGATGCGCTCACTATCCAGGAGTTGCGGCAACAAATCATTAAACAACGTTTTGCCGAACGGTTCggaacgaccacgacgacggcggcgacgactaCAACGTCCAATGCAACAACGGCcaatgaaacaacaacaacaacaacaacaacaacaacgacagagGCTCCAGCAACGAATGCTTCTAGCAGCTCGAATACGACCACAACGGAGCCCAGCCTGGTGGACCAGTATCGGGATCAGGTACGCCAGGAAGCGATACAGAAAGCCCTCGAGAAGGCTCTGGCGCGCGCCGGTTAA